The Arachis ipaensis cultivar K30076 chromosome B07, Araip1.1, whole genome shotgun sequence genome includes a window with the following:
- the LOC107607143 gene encoding serine/threonine-protein phosphatase 7 long form homolog — protein sequence MLECDHLMLPDPYNPIVEGHIRETDFYHIFQIGVVQCLSALVNALVERWHPKTHTFHLSVGEYVVTLEDVALILGLSTNGLPITGPTLSRFEAMDAECLDQFGVAPMKSDYKSGAAVHWKLLPLLYNFAGIIQFSWGSACLAHLYRALCRASRVDCKEVDGPLTLWLTWALIRLSFLAPIPGGATGIIIIGLTNEFRLPALLACNV from the exons ATGTTGGAATGCGACCACCTAATGCTGCCGGATCCGTACAATCCAATTGTGGAGGGGCATATACGGGAGACTgatttttatcacatttttcaaATTGGAGTTGTCCAATGTTTGTCAGCATTGGTTAATGCTCTGGTCGAGAGATGGCACCCTAAGACTCACACATTCCATTTGTCGGTTGGTGAGTATGTTGTAACGTTGGAGGACGTGGCACTAATTCTTGGTCTTTCGACGAATGGTCTGCCAATTACAGGACCGACTCTCAGTAGATTTGAGGCCATGGATGCCGAATGCTTAGATCAGTTTGGTGTTGCACCTATGAAGTCAGACT ACAAGTCTGGGGCAGCTGTGCACTGGAAGCTTCTTCCGTTGCTCTATAACTTCGCTGGGATCATACAATTTAGTTGGGGATCGGCATGCTTGGCACACCTGTATAGAGCATTATGCAGGGCATCACGTGTCGACTGCAAGGAGGTTGATGGTCCATTGACACTGTGGCTTACCTGGGCTTTGATCCGTCTATCATTTCTCGCGCCAATTCCTG GTGGCGCAACTGGGATCATTATAATCGGCCTTACAAATGAGTTCCGTCTACCTGCACTATTGGCTTGCAATGTCTGA